One region of Hymenobacter sediminicola genomic DNA includes:
- a CDS encoding cyclic nucleotide-binding domain-containing protein — MNTNTWYRFLGVRPGETKTVWLFFLHNFLLGIGTILVYVAANVLLLENHPERNLPLGYCAGAVAMLLVGRLYAYCEHRWPLQKLAVRALLATLVLTVVLSVLLVTGASVVAAVAIMAGYRLIYLLTNLEFWGMSAVVFNVRQSRRLFGIISAGDMPAKALGAVLAVFVHLHYDLYFLLLTAFGMYVLALSMQRYTFRAQAMAAQPVALASPHQLHSSPRGRKLVLYMGLSLTAIAVVAVGVEYLFFVNVKQKLQSQGSMLQYVGSVLALTYGLATVFKLLVARHGLDRLGIRWTLAVLPLAALAGVVLFGVLRAGGVGPMGQMAYFCGLYLGLEVLRRALFEPVFLVLFQPLPPAGRLQGHTWVKSFYEPLGLGLGGLLLLLLRGAGGLPVWAGLGCMAVFLLVALLLLQSAYQQYLSELKNALGLRFTTDELALAPASESRTQPAVPTVPAAEALSALQHLHRIDAPLLVQHAQTLLRHPAGEVRRRVLLMVGDRVKLSLLRYLLLHDPDATVRETASQLVCRHPNATDLLQHTDIAVRKGAIRGRLEAVPSDVQAQASLAELAATAHHHVAALQLVRFLLPDQQVALITTGLSSQETALVQAATTAATAVSPTVLASQLLGLLRSKAARRPAADCLVQIGDGILPYLQDTLAHETDARFLRELAQVCSRLKTEAGRQVLVRMAQDANLHGRAAALRALSSLPAVPTDAPLFQHLVEEEMRLAQHMLHSMTNANAELRSTLRYELRKSQQRLLGLLIQLYDQGPLLNAQRGLAHATGERQANALEILDNLIPRPLYQGLQALLDVGRLSEKVQTFDDLLGPAVLTESIQTTIIRRGIAAFSAWTVSVALRQWHPTPENVTYLHPHLQTTNRLVQESAEEVLRRLPLQRPAAYDHLLQFYPTLASYSAMTDHASPSAVSFLERVRMLKSTALFGQTPENSLATIVPIMHEVTYGQDEEIFAKGTLGTSLFIIYEGEVGIFNKRQLLTTFGKGEFFGELALLDAEPRSASAVALQPVRAFRIDQEDFYDVTEECTEVVRTIMRELCQRLRRQNEKMPQPDNEPAVHSE, encoded by the coding sequence ATGAATACAAACACGTGGTACCGTTTTCTGGGAGTGCGGCCGGGCGAGACGAAAACCGTTTGGCTGTTTTTCCTGCACAATTTTCTGCTGGGCATCGGCACTATTCTGGTGTATGTGGCGGCCAACGTACTGCTGCTGGAAAACCATCCGGAGCGGAACCTGCCGCTAGGCTACTGTGCCGGGGCTGTTGCTATGCTGCTGGTGGGGCGGCTGTATGCGTACTGCGAGCATAGATGGCCGCTGCAAAAGCTGGCTGTGCGGGCGCTGCTGGCGACGCTGGTGCTAACCGTGGTACTGAGCGTGCTGCTGGTCACGGGAGCGTCGGTGGTGGCGGCAGTTGCCATCATGGCCGGCTACCGGCTGATTTATCTGCTCACGAACCTGGAGTTCTGGGGCATGTCGGCGGTGGTGTTTAATGTGCGGCAAAGCCGGCGGCTGTTCGGCATCATCAGTGCCGGCGACATGCCGGCCAAGGCGTTGGGAGCCGTGCTGGCCGTGTTTGTGCACCTGCACTACGACCTGTATTTTCTGCTCCTGACGGCTTTTGGCATGTATGTGCTGGCTCTTTCCATGCAGCGCTATACGTTCCGGGCGCAGGCTATGGCAGCGCAGCCAGTAGCCCTTGCTTCACCACATCAGTTGCACTCGTCACCTAGGGGCCGCAAACTGGTTCTGTACATGGGCCTGAGCCTGACGGCAATTGCTGTAGTAGCAGTCGGTGTGGAGTATCTGTTTTTTGTCAACGTGAAGCAGAAGCTGCAGAGCCAGGGCTCCATGTTGCAGTATGTAGGCAGCGTGCTGGCCCTGACGTATGGGCTGGCAACGGTGTTCAAGCTGCTGGTAGCCCGCCACGGGCTCGACCGGCTGGGTATTCGCTGGACTCTGGCCGTGCTGCCGCTGGCGGCACTAGCTGGCGTCGTGCTGTTTGGAGTGCTACGGGCGGGCGGTGTAGGCCCGATGGGCCAGATGGCGTATTTCTGTGGCCTGTATCTGGGGCTGGAAGTACTGCGGCGGGCCCTGTTTGAACCGGTTTTTCTGGTGCTGTTTCAGCCGCTTCCGCCTGCCGGGCGGTTGCAGGGGCACACCTGGGTAAAAAGCTTCTATGAGCCGTTGGGCCTCGGGCTTGGCGGTTTGCTGCTACTGCTGCTACGTGGGGCGGGCGGCCTGCCTGTATGGGCGGGGCTGGGATGCATGGCTGTGTTCCTGCTGGTTGCTTTGCTGCTGCTACAGAGCGCGTATCAGCAGTATCTGAGCGAGCTGAAGAATGCGTTAGGCCTGCGCTTCACCACCGACGAGCTGGCGTTGGCCCCGGCAAGCGAATCCCGAACACAACCTGCCGTGCCCACTGTACCCGCTGCCGAAGCCCTGAGCGCCTTGCAGCACCTACACCGGATAGATGCCCCACTGCTGGTACAACACGCCCAGACTCTGCTCCGCCATCCTGCAGGAGAGGTCCGCCGCCGGGTGCTGCTGATGGTAGGCGACCGGGTGAAACTGAGCCTGCTCCGCTACCTGCTCCTGCACGACCCCGATGCTACAGTACGGGAAACGGCCAGCCAACTGGTATGTCGGCATCCTAATGCCACCGACCTGCTGCAGCACACCGATATTGCGGTGCGCAAAGGCGCCATTCGGGGCAGACTAGAGGCCGTGCCTTCCGACGTGCAGGCCCAAGCCAGTCTGGCTGAACTGGCTGCTACCGCCCACCACCACGTAGCGGCTCTGCAACTCGTGCGTTTTCTATTGCCCGACCAGCAGGTGGCCCTCATCACCACAGGGCTTAGTAGCCAGGAAACAGCCCTGGTGCAGGCCGCCACTACGGCCGCTACGGCCGTTTCGCCTACGGTCTTGGCTAGCCAGCTGCTGGGGCTGCTGCGGTCTAAAGCCGCCCGCCGCCCCGCTGCCGACTGTCTGGTGCAGATAGGCGACGGTATTCTGCCGTATCTGCAGGATACTTTAGCTCATGAAACCGATGCCCGGTTTCTGCGGGAATTGGCGCAGGTATGCAGCCGGTTAAAAACAGAAGCGGGCCGCCAGGTGCTGGTGCGCATGGCGCAGGACGCTAATCTGCACGGCCGGGCTGCCGCGCTGCGGGCCCTGAGCAGCCTGCCCGCAGTGCCCACCGATGCACCTCTTTTTCAGCACTTGGTTGAGGAAGAAATGCGACTTGCCCAGCACATGCTGCACAGTATGACCAATGCCAATGCGGAGCTACGAAGTACCCTGCGCTACGAACTGCGCAAAAGCCAGCAGCGCCTGCTTGGACTACTAATCCAACTCTACGACCAAGGCCCTTTGCTAAACGCACAGCGTGGCTTGGCCCATGCCACTGGTGAGCGGCAGGCAAATGCCCTGGAAATTCTGGACAACCTGATTCCGCGGCCGTTGTATCAGGGCCTGCAGGCATTGCTGGATGTCGGCCGTCTCAGCGAGAAAGTCCAAACGTTTGATGACTTGCTGGGCCCCGCTGTCCTGACGGAATCCATCCAGACCACCATTATCCGGCGCGGTATAGCGGCCTTCTCCGCCTGGACGGTAAGCGTAGCCCTACGCCAGTGGCATCCCACCCCCGAAAACGTGACCTACTTGCATCCGCACCTGCAGACAACGAATCGTTTGGTGCAGGAAAGTGCCGAAGAGGTGTTGCGCCGGCTGCCGCTGCAGCGCCCGGCCGCCTACGACCATCTGCTGCAGTTCTATCCCACCCTCGCTTCGTATTCCGCCATGACTGACCATGCCTCACCCTCAGCTGTTTCGTTTCTGGAGCGTGTTCGAATGCTGAAAAGTACCGCGCTGTTTGGCCAGACCCCCGAGAATAGCCTCGCCACCATTGTGCCTATCATGCACGAAGTAACCTATGGGCAAGACGAGGAGATATTCGCGAAAGGGACCTTAGGCACTTCGCTGTTCATCATTTACGAAGGCGAAGTAGGAATTTTCAATAAGCGGCAGCTGCTTACCACTTTCGGCAAAGGTGAGTTCTTTGGAGAGCTGGCCCTGCTCGATGCGGAACCTCGTTCTGCGTCGGCGGTAGCCCTGCAGCCCGTTCGCGCATTTCGTATCGACCAAGAGGACTTTTACGACGTGACAGAGGAGTGCACGGAGGTAGTACGCACCATTATGCGGGAGCTGTGCCAGCGGCTACGGCGCCAAAACGAGAAAATGCCCCAGCCCGACAACGAACCCGCAGTGCATTCTGAGTAG
- a CDS encoding nicotinate phosphoribosyltransferase → MNSAPLSGLYAPSLSLLTDLYQVTMAYGYWQQGLQDREAVFHLYFRRPPFQGGYAVAAGLAHAVDFLQNLRFSEDDLAYLGGLQSSKGGVMFPQEFLEYLRELRFNCDVDAIAEGTAVFANEPLIRVQGPLLQAQLVETALLTLVNFQTLIATKAARIREAAGSDTVLEFGLRRAQGFDGGLSASRAAYLGGVDATSNVLAGQRFGIPVKGTHAHSWVMAFENEEEAFAAYAKAFPDDSVFLVDTYDTLEGVRHAISVARQMRAQGHELGGIRLDSGDLAYLSREARALLNEAGFPNVRIVASNDLEENLITSLKLQGARIDTWGIGTQLVTAYDQPALGGVYKLAALRKPDDSGWDFTIKLSEQLAKTSIPGILQVRRYETENGQPRADMLYNAAEPLPDHLTIVDPLDATRRRSVRPEAPYRELLKPVFRRGKLVHELPTLAESRAHAQREVQSLDPSIRRFLNPHTYPVGLEESLNTFRTNLILEKRPQQKT, encoded by the coding sequence ATGAACTCAGCTCCGCTTTCCGGCCTCTACGCGCCTTCGCTCAGCCTCCTCACCGACCTTTATCAAGTTACAATGGCGTATGGCTACTGGCAACAGGGCCTGCAGGACCGAGAGGCCGTTTTTCATCTGTACTTTCGCCGGCCGCCTTTCCAAGGGGGCTATGCTGTAGCAGCCGGGCTGGCACACGCCGTCGACTTTCTGCAGAACCTACGTTTTTCGGAAGATGATCTTGCCTACCTGGGAGGCCTGCAGAGCTCGAAAGGCGGCGTGATGTTTCCTCAGGAGTTTCTAGAGTATCTGCGCGAGTTGCGTTTCAACTGTGATGTAGATGCCATTGCGGAGGGCACAGCCGTATTTGCCAATGAGCCCCTAATTCGGGTGCAGGGTCCGCTGCTCCAAGCTCAGTTGGTAGAAACGGCCCTGCTCACGCTCGTCAACTTTCAGACGCTGATAGCCACCAAAGCCGCCCGCATCCGAGAAGCCGCCGGTTCCGACACGGTGCTGGAGTTTGGCCTCCGCCGGGCCCAGGGCTTCGATGGGGGGCTGAGTGCCAGCCGGGCAGCTTACCTGGGCGGCGTTGATGCCACATCCAACGTGCTGGCGGGGCAGCGTTTCGGTATTCCGGTGAAAGGCACGCACGCCCATAGCTGGGTTATGGCCTTTGAGAATGAGGAAGAAGCCTTTGCCGCGTATGCGAAGGCCTTTCCCGATGACTCCGTATTTTTAGTAGACACCTACGACACCCTGGAAGGGGTACGGCACGCCATCAGTGTGGCCCGCCAGATGCGCGCCCAAGGGCACGAGTTGGGCGGCATCCGCCTCGATTCCGGTGACCTGGCCTACCTCAGCCGTGAGGCCAGGGCATTGCTCAACGAAGCCGGATTTCCTAATGTGCGCATCGTGGCCAGCAACGACCTCGAAGAGAACCTCATTACCAGCCTGAAGCTACAGGGCGCCCGGATTGACACCTGGGGCATTGGTACGCAGCTTGTGACGGCCTACGACCAGCCAGCGCTGGGTGGGGTATACAAGCTGGCCGCCCTGCGCAAACCCGATGACTCGGGCTGGGACTTCACCATCAAGCTCTCGGAGCAGCTGGCCAAAACCAGTATTCCGGGCATTCTGCAGGTGCGGCGCTACGAAACCGAGAATGGCCAGCCCCGCGCCGACATGCTCTACAACGCCGCCGAGCCCCTCCCCGACCACCTCACCATCGTCGATCCGCTGGATGCGACGCGCCGCCGCTCAGTGCGACCCGAGGCCCCGTACCGGGAACTCCTGAAGCCCGTATTTCGGCGCGGCAAGCTGGTACACGAGTTGCCTACGCTAGCCGAAAGCCGGGCACATGCCCAGCGTGAAGTCCAAAGCCTCGACCCCAGCATCCGCCGTTTCCTGAACCCGCACACCTATCCAGTGGGTCTTGAAGAAAGCCTCAACACCTTCCGCACCAACCTCATCCTGGAGAAACGCCCACAGCAGAAAACGTAG
- a CDS encoding DUF1345 domain-containing protein, with protein MVSSAPTRGWAALHQLEVLAAWKRLSIGVLPAVLLYILVPAAWPPLLRLTAAWDVFALTTLLVTWSIILTADVGHIRRIATREDPGRVLSFGFVLAASSASLLAIVTLLASTRLPGHVVQLRPAVVGIGGVLAAWLLVHTLFTLRYAHLFYDTDNGRKEGGLEFPGDEKEPDYLDFAYYSFTIGMAAQTADVGVSGRTLRRLTLLHALLSFGFNTAIVALTVSSLAMLL; from the coding sequence ATGGTCTCTTCTGCTCCTACTCGCGGGTGGGCCGCCCTGCATCAGCTGGAAGTGCTTGCTGCCTGGAAGCGCCTGTCCATCGGGGTGTTGCCAGCGGTGCTGCTGTACATACTGGTGCCTGCTGCCTGGCCCCCGCTACTACGGCTCACGGCAGCCTGGGACGTCTTTGCCCTAACTACGCTGCTCGTTACCTGGAGCATTATCCTCACCGCCGATGTGGGCCACATCCGGCGCATTGCCACGCGGGAAGACCCGGGGCGTGTGCTGTCTTTCGGATTTGTATTGGCGGCTTCCAGTGCCAGCCTACTGGCTATTGTTACGCTGCTGGCTTCCACGCGCCTACCTGGGCATGTAGTGCAGCTGCGGCCGGCAGTAGTTGGGATTGGGGGCGTGCTGGCGGCCTGGCTCCTGGTGCACACGCTGTTCACGCTCCGCTATGCCCACCTATTCTATGACACTGACAATGGGCGAAAAGAAGGTGGGCTGGAGTTTCCGGGAGACGAAAAAGAGCCGGACTACCTCGATTTTGCCTACTACTCCTTCACCATCGGCATGGCAGCCCAGACGGCAGACGTGGGAGTTTCGGGCCGCACCTTGCGCCGGCTGACCTTGCTGCACGCGCTGCTGTCATTTGGCTTCAACACGGCTATTGTAGCGCTTACGGTCAGCAGTCTGGCTATGCTGCTATAG
- a CDS encoding STAS domain-containing protein → MASMLDVYREILPDSYLLILTDVPNAPENEVLRRALHRAGTSGKASVWVDCSQLPKLPAAALQLLGAYYETLQHRHIHLVLCHLTDELREAIEALPGTQRPPVVATLLEAACYCRSQRGGVRRTTAIAA, encoded by the coding sequence GTGGCTTCTATGCTGGATGTGTACCGCGAGATTTTACCAGACAGCTACCTGCTGATTCTGACTGATGTACCAAATGCACCGGAAAACGAGGTGCTTCGGCGGGCTCTGCACCGAGCCGGCACCAGTGGCAAGGCCAGCGTGTGGGTAGACTGCAGCCAACTGCCCAAACTGCCGGCCGCGGCCCTTCAACTACTGGGTGCTTATTACGAAACCCTACAGCACAGACATATACACCTGGTGCTTTGCCATCTGACCGATGAGCTACGCGAGGCTATTGAGGCCCTGCCAGGCACGCAGCGTCCGCCGGTGGTAGCCACGCTGCTGGAAGCGGCCTGCTATTGCCGCTCCCAGCGCGGAGGTGTGCGGCGCACTACTGCTATAGCAGCATAG
- a CDS encoding response regulator, with protein MIRVLLTDDHPIIRDGIRSLLQNEHSMTVVGEASDGQALLDLLPTTPADIVVLDLNMPGMSGFDTIPLLRDQYPDLHILVLSMLDNEQYIAQVLRCGALGYALKNTDQAELIYAITTVSRGLPYLSTTIALDLLRKLHHTAEAPAELIRPQNGLSKRELEVLRLIAEGLTNAEIADRLFTSKRTIETHRQNIIEKTQAKNTAALIKFAVSNGLV; from the coding sequence ATGATTCGCGTACTACTAACCGATGACCACCCTATAATCCGGGACGGAATTCGGTCTTTACTTCAAAACGAGCATAGTATGACTGTGGTAGGGGAAGCCAGCGACGGGCAGGCCCTGCTCGATCTGCTGCCTACCACCCCGGCCGATATAGTGGTTTTGGACCTGAACATGCCGGGCATGAGTGGCTTCGACACAATTCCGCTGCTGCGGGACCAATACCCCGACCTGCACATCCTGGTGCTTTCTATGCTAGACAATGAGCAGTATATAGCGCAGGTGCTGCGGTGTGGAGCGCTAGGCTATGCCCTCAAAAACACAGACCAAGCTGAGCTAATCTACGCCATAACCACAGTGTCGCGGGGCCTGCCGTACCTCAGCACCACTATTGCGCTGGACTTGCTGCGCAAGCTGCACCACACTGCCGAAGCCCCGGCGGAGTTGATCCGGCCCCAGAACGGCCTATCGAAGCGGGAGTTGGAGGTGTTGCGCCTGATTGCCGAAGGGCTGACCAACGCCGAAATTGCCGACCGCCTCTTCACCAGCAAACGCACGATCGAAACCCACCGCCAGAATATCATCGAGAAAACCCAGGCCAAAAATACCGCCGCCCTCATCAAGTTCGCCGTCTCCAATGGGTTGGTGTAA
- a CDS encoding response regulator, whose product MIRVFLTDDHTILRDGIRALLSLQPDLEVVGEASNGEELLTMLPSTPTDVVLMDINMPVLDGFATMKRLHDEYPDLRVLVLSMLDHENYVHRMLEAGATGYVLKNADITEITHGIRTVAAGRPFLCTEVGLDMLYKLVRNVAAPHENRGKSGDLSKRELEVLRLIAEGLTNAEIADRLFTSKRTIETHRQNIIEKTQAKNTAALIKFAVSSGLLSE is encoded by the coding sequence ATGATCCGAGTATTCCTGACCGATGACCACACGATTTTGCGCGACGGTATTCGGGCCCTGCTCAGCCTGCAGCCCGATCTGGAAGTGGTGGGAGAAGCTTCCAATGGCGAAGAACTCCTCACTATGCTTCCCAGTACTCCCACCGATGTAGTGCTGATGGATATTAACATGCCCGTGCTGGACGGCTTTGCTACCATGAAGCGGCTGCACGATGAGTACCCAGATCTGCGCGTGCTGGTGCTGTCTATGCTCGACCATGAAAACTATGTACACCGAATGCTGGAAGCCGGCGCTACTGGCTACGTGCTGAAGAATGCCGACATCACAGAAATTACGCACGGTATCCGTACGGTAGCGGCCGGCCGGCCTTTTCTGTGCACGGAAGTTGGGCTGGATATGCTCTACAAGCTGGTGCGCAACGTAGCGGCCCCGCACGAAAATCGGGGCAAATCCGGCGACCTATCAAAGCGGGAACTGGAGGTGTTGCGCCTGATTGCCGAAGGGCTGACCAACGCCGAAATTGCCGACCGCCTCTTCACCAGCAAACGCACGATCGAAACCCACCGCCAGAATATCATCGAGAAAACCCAGGCCAAAAATACCGCCGCCCTTATCAAGTTCGCCGTCTCCAGTGGGTTGCTGAGCGAGTAG
- a CDS encoding Pycsar system effector family protein, whose translation MEPTETLQLPKAEKSEILKQAKAYITQLLEAKLPKQIVYHSLAHTTAVVKEARKLGEDAGLNAPDQEALLLAAWFHDAGYIEVYDGHEYRSMELAEQWLSQQGYPAERITLVKETIRGTHRNEECETQLQQLLADADMSGMGREDFFANAELLRAEWETTLGKTYSNVEWAESQLDFLHGAKFHTEVANSRYQEQFKANIKEQRDRLKKTEKKKKKKTEEETGTFAEPKRGIETMFRTMYSNHMKLSDMADKKANMMISLNAVLLSVIITYLGAKAGTKSGVLSPTIMNNPVLTIPIGLLLATALGSVVSAILCAQPDVTSFKWLKRSPQIATNRRVNLLFFGNFNKLSLDDFQHGMNELMGQKDALYTNMVTDIYYLGDVLTRKYRLLRISYTIFMVGLILTALSFGIALLYKM comes from the coding sequence ATGGAACCCACGGAAACGCTCCAGCTCCCCAAAGCCGAAAAATCAGAGATTCTGAAGCAGGCCAAGGCGTACATTACACAGCTTCTTGAGGCTAAGCTCCCCAAGCAGATAGTCTACCATTCGCTGGCGCATACCACGGCTGTGGTGAAGGAAGCGCGCAAGCTGGGAGAAGATGCCGGCCTGAACGCCCCCGACCAGGAGGCGCTGCTACTGGCCGCCTGGTTTCATGATGCCGGCTACATTGAAGTATACGATGGGCACGAATACCGCAGCATGGAACTGGCGGAACAGTGGCTAAGCCAGCAGGGCTACCCGGCCGAGCGCATTACCTTGGTGAAGGAGACCATCCGGGGCACGCACCGCAACGAAGAGTGTGAAACTCAGCTGCAGCAACTGCTGGCTGATGCCGATATGAGCGGCATGGGCCGGGAAGATTTCTTTGCCAATGCGGAACTGCTACGGGCCGAATGGGAAACTACGCTGGGCAAGACCTATTCCAACGTGGAGTGGGCTGAGTCGCAGCTGGACTTTCTGCACGGGGCCAAGTTCCACACAGAGGTAGCCAACAGCCGCTATCAGGAGCAGTTTAAGGCCAACATCAAGGAGCAGCGTGACCGGCTGAAAAAGACCGAGAAGAAAAAGAAAAAGAAGACCGAAGAGGAAACCGGCACTTTTGCAGAGCCCAAGCGCGGCATCGAAACGATGTTCCGCACCATGTACAGCAACCACATGAAGCTCTCGGACATGGCCGATAAAAAGGCTAACATGATGATTAGCCTCAATGCAGTGCTACTGTCGGTTATTATTACCTACCTCGGAGCCAAGGCTGGCACCAAGTCCGGTGTGCTGAGCCCTACCATTATGAACAACCCGGTGCTTACCATCCCAATCGGGCTGCTGCTAGCTACGGCGCTGGGCTCGGTGGTATCGGCCATTCTGTGCGCTCAGCCTGATGTCACCAGTTTCAAGTGGTTGAAGCGCAGCCCTCAGATTGCGACAAACCGCCGTGTAAATCTGCTGTTCTTCGGCAACTTCAATAAGCTCAGCCTCGACGACTTCCAGCACGGCATGAACGAACTGATGGGCCAGAAAGACGCGCTGTATACCAACATGGTGACGGACATTTACTACCTCGGCGACGTGCTGACGCGCAAGTACCGCTTGCTGCGCATCAGCTACACTATCTTCATGGTCGGACTGATTCTGACGGCACTATCCTTCGGTATTGCCCTGCTTTACAAGATGTAA